The following coding sequences lie in one Cannabis sativa cultivar Pink pepper isolate KNU-18-1 chromosome 5, ASM2916894v1, whole genome shotgun sequence genomic window:
- the LOC115717122 gene encoding DCD domain-containing protein NRP-B: MENNNNNQSFLQFSDQLRHQTSNLANFSINDSIWGSSYGTTKRTGERRNFDIRVGGDLNSPSTLNGSSSSSSSVSTGFNNDGWNSFKQNGSEFNGFTNNNNNNNINYKPKANSEHFNGFGLPQKNIGVNGAFNKGIYSKSLNHNIYNDIGMNMNMGMNMNLGLKSHHKKNDDHHVGVKSGKKNSNKKNNNNNNGGGGGDSNNDNKEGKTGTDKRFKTLPPSESLPRNETVGGYIFVCNNDTMQENLKRQLFGLPPRYRDSVRAITPGLPLFLYNYSTHQLHGVFEAASFGGSNIDPTAWEDKKCAGESRFPAQVRVITRKICEPLEEDSFRPILHHYDGPKFRLELNVPEALSLLDIFEDQES, encoded by the exons AtggaaaacaacaacaataaccagtCCTTTCTTCAATTCAGTGATCAGCTTCGTCACCAGACTTCAAACCTAGCTAATTTTTCAATCAACGATTCGATCTGGGGTAGCTCTTATGGAACTACAAAAAGGACTGGAGAAAGAAGGAATTTTGATATTAGGGTTGGCGGCGATCTCAATTCTCCATCAACCCTAAAtgggtcttcttcttcttcttcttcagttTCAACTGGTTTCAACAACGATGGTTGGAACAGTTTTAAGCAAAATGGGTCTGAGTTTAATGGGTTcactaacaacaacaacaacaacaacatcaatTATAAGCCAAAAGCTAATTCAGAGCACTTCAATGGGTTTGGTCTTCCTCAGAAGAATATTGGGGTTAATGGAGCTTTTAATAAAGGGATTTATTCAAAGTCTTTGAATCACAACATTTATAATGATATTGGTATGAATATGAACATGGGTATGAATATGAATTTGGGTTTGAAGAGTCATCATAAGAAAAATGATGATCATCATGTTGGTGTTAAAAGTGGGAAAAAGAACAGTAACAAGaagaataacaacaacaacaatggtggtggtggtggtgatagtaataatgataataaagaAGGTAAGACTGGTACTGATAAGAGGTTTAAGACACTTCCACCATCTGAGTCTCTGCCTAGAAATGAAACCGTTGGTGGGTACATCTTTGTCTGCAACAATGATACTATGCAGGAAAATCTCAAAAGACAGCTTTTTG GTTTGCCTCCTCGTTATAGGGACTCAGTTCGTGCTATAACACCAGGGTTACCTCTTTTCCTCTACAATTACTCAACACACCAACTCCATGGAGTTTTTGAG GCTGCTAGTTTTGGTGGGAGTAACATTGATCCTACTGCTTGGGAAGACAAGAAATGTGCTGGGGAATCACGTTTTCCTGctcag GTTCGAGTTATTACAAGGAAAATCTGTGAACCACTTGAAGAGGATTCTTTCAGGCCAATTCTTCATCACTATGATGGACCTAAATTTCGCCTTGAACTAAACGTGCCTGAG GCACTTTCTCTCTTGGATATATTTGAAGATCAAGAGTCTTGA
- the LOC115716646 gene encoding uncharacterized protein At3g28850, with product MGCTSSKRVDAAVVDVYRPAPTSFAVFDINSIHEPWIVVDSNTNQEKPTHVPAQILDKLSSLEAAEQPAPPQSWDEVSKALQDLKPTLQPKSEEKPSPIKKTPSPIAKKPNNLPNSKSFHTLEELDAKLSPKPKPESKSKTELRPIPSIVVGSGDIVKPVTENPFILRDRLEKEKEGKQAQIEKILAIKRDPLNEFPEKCPPGGSESVVIYTTSLQGVRRTYEDCNRVRAILELHRVAYDERDVALHGGFLGELKELLLGDDDVGVPRVFVKGRYVGGAHEIEELNDSGRLGRIISRVGLERGVGRLGCSGCGGARFVPCWECGGSCKVVAGVGGDKVRCSKCNENGLVHCPTCL from the coding sequence ATGGGTTGCACTTCCTCCAAACGAGTCGACGCCGCCGTAGTCGACGTCTACCGCCCGGCGCCGACGAGTTTCGCCGTCTTTGATATCAACTCAATCCACGAGCCATGGATCGTTGTGGACTCAAATACCAATCAAGAAAAGCCCACTCACGTCCCGGCCCAAATACTCGACAAGCTCAGCTCATTAGAAGCCGCCGAACAGCCAGCGCCGCCGCAATCATGGGATGAAGTTAGTAAAGCCTTACAAGATTTAAAGCCCACTCTTCAGCCCAAATCAGAAGAAAAGCCCAGCCCAATTAAAAAAACCCCAAGTCCAATTGCCAAAAAGCCCAATAACCTCCCCAACAGTAAATCCTTCCACACACTCGAAGAACTCGACGCCAAGCTCTCCCCCAAACCAAAACCCGAATCAAAATCAAAAACCGAACTCCGGCCGATTCCCAGCATCGTCGTTGGTTCCGGCGATATAGTAAAGCCGGTGACGGAGAATCCGTTTATACTGAGAGACAGAttggagaaagagaaagaagggAAACAAGCCCAGATCGAGAAAATCTTAGCCATCAAACGAGACCCACTGAACGAGTTCCCGGAAAAGTGTCCGCCGGGAGGTTCAGAATCGGTGGTGATATATACGACGTCGTTGCAAGGAGTGAGAAGGACTTACGAGGATTGTAATAGGGTAAGGGCAATATTGGAATTACACAGGGTTGCTTACGACGAGCGTGACGTGGCATTACACGGTGGATTCTTGGGTGAGCTTAAGGAGTTGTTATTAGGTGATGATGACGTTGGAGTGCCTAGGGTTTTCGTTAAGGGAAGGTATGTGGGTGGGGCCCACGAGATTGAGGAGCTTAATGATTCGGGTCGGTTGGGTCGGATTATTAGTCGGGTCGGGTTGGAGAGAGGTGTTGGGAGACTCGGGTGCTCCGGATGTGGTGGGGCCCGGTTCGTGCCGTGTTGGGAGTGTGGAGGGAGTTGTAAGGTGGTGGCGGGTGTAGGTGGGGATAAGGTGAGGTGCTCTAAGTGTAATGAGAATGGTTTGGTTCATTGTCCAACTTgtctttga
- the LOC115716979 gene encoding uncharacterized protein LOC115716979 yields MGNCSPKSCTSSTNVSCDKNSPKKNSSSIRVLKDSGSILEFKSPKLAYEVLNSHPGYGIFKQGHGSSPLSENENLVEGKFYYLLPLKSNNTMKAEYIAAADADADKTNKKKMSLSHSASAEFVDNLASGNSGMMQVLPSGGNGVWKVKLMIDTKQLEEILSEQGNTEALIERMRMVASSSSSGPLTPRHSKSKWKSNFSNLFNKDDHS; encoded by the coding sequence ATGGGGAATTGTTCTCCAAAATCATGTACTTCTTCTACCAATGTTTCATGTGATAAAAATAGTCCTAAGAAGAACTCTTCCTCTATAAGGGTCCTCAAAGATTCAGGCTCTATTCTTGAGTTTAAATCTCCTAAATTAGCTTATGAAGTTCTTAATTCTCACCCCGGATATGGTATTTTCAAACAAGGTCATGGATCATCACCCTTGTCCGAAAACGAGAATTTAGTAGAAGGAAAATTCTACTACCTTCTTCCGTTAAAGAGTAATAATACTATgaaagctgaatacatagctgctgctGACGCTGATGCTGATAAGACAAATAAGAAGAAAATGTCATTGTCTCATTCAGCGTCGGCTGAGTTTGTTGATAATTTGGCGAGTGGTAACTCGGGTATGATGCAAGTGTTGCCCTCGGGCGGAAATGGGGTTTGGAAGGTGAAATTGATGATTGACACTAAACAATTGGAAGAGATTTTGTCTGAACAAGGTAACACTGAGGCTTTGATTGAGAGAATGAGAATGgttgcttcttcttcttcttctggacCACTCACACCTAGACATAGTAAGAGTAAATGGAAgtctaatttttctaacttgTTCAATAAAGATGATCATAGTTag
- the LOC115717337 gene encoding RNA polymerase II transcriptional coactivator KELP — MEAEMEEKITKTVRSILQQSNMDDVTEYKVRKQASDQLNLDLSKPPYKAFVKKVVQSFLEEQQQQEEEEEGQEEQQTGDGEYDDEGNLIVCKLSEKRKVTVQDFRGKTLVSIREYFKKDGKELPTSKGISLTEEQWSTFYKNVPAIEKAISKMESRIM, encoded by the exons ATGGAAGCAGAGATGGAAGAGAAGATCACCAAAACGGTGCGTTCCATTCTTCAACAATCCAACATGGATGACGTCACTGAGTACAAGGTTCGAAAACAAGCCTCCGACCAACTCAACCTCGACCTCTCCAAACCTCCTTACAAGGCTTTCGTTAAGAAAGTTGTTCAATCTTTCCtagaagaacaacaacaacaagaagaagaagaagaaggacaagAAGAACAGCAGACCGGTGATGGGGAGTACGATGATGAAGGCAATCTAATTGTTTGCaag TTATCAGAGAAGAGGAAGGTGACAGTTCAGGATTTTCGAGGGAAAACTTTGGTGTCTATTAGGGAATACTTTAAGAAAGATGGAAAGGAGCTTCCTACTTCTAAAg GGATCAGTTTGACAGAAGAACAATGGTCAACCTTTTACAAAAATGTACCTGCTATAGAGAAAGCCATTAGTAAAATGGAATCAAGGATCATGTGA
- the LOC115715771 gene encoding uncharacterized protein LOC115715771, translating into MEMAVVSVGRPHHLPFSFHFSNTTTLNTSTTLKIPPLNHLNFLSSSSSSSTRCRLASVVEQGSSSPSSDDSAMEDGNNTSLSGCKACGREEVEKGCNGEGRIQGGIATFPGFGWWPIKAYRPCPGFVESGGRYKRTGQSLDEVAFGRSQRD; encoded by the exons ATGGAAATGGCGGTGGTCTCAGTTGGGAGACCTCATCACTTACCCTTCTCCTTTCATTTTTCTAACACTACAACCTTAAACACCTCAACAACTCTCAAGATTCCGCCATTAAACCATCTCaactttctctcttcttcttcttcttcttctactcgTTGCAGATTAGCTTCTGTCGTGGAACAAGGCTCTTCATCTCCTTCCTCAGATGATTCCGCCATGGAAGACGGGAACAACACCTCCTTAAG TGGTTGTAAGGCTTGTGGGAGAGAAGAAGTAGAGAAGGGTTGCAATGGTGAAGGAAGAATTCAAGGTGGAATTGCTACATTTCCAGGGTTTGGTTGGTGGCCAATAAAGGCTTATAGACCTTGTCCTGGTTTTGTTGAATCTGGTGGTAGGTATAAAAGAACTGGTCAAAGCTTGGATGAAGTTGCCTTTGGAAGAAGCCAAAGAGATTAA
- the LOC115717399 gene encoding receptor-like protein 53, translating into MAMEEKTQLVKLCIAAACESKHSVDQWRKQKRTLERLPSHLAEALLHSLLSRRLLYPSLLEIFKDTVEKVDLRDHNYVDGEWMAYIGAFKYLSSLKVADCTKLNNSALWAISGMNSLKELDLSRCSKVNDAGFSHVLSISSLEKLSVSKTGLTAKGLKHIYLLRNLIVLDLGGLPVNDMTLNSIKGLTKLQYLDLWGSEVSDKGVCVLQVLPSLSFLNLTWTNVRKLPNLSSLECLNMSNCTIESLLKGNGDKAPLTRLVISGATFIDDSEAFMHTEMSFLSYLDLSNSSLSTFCFLPRLNMLEHLNLSSTMVGDDEVEEFASIGENLRYLNLSKTKVSNIGIEILTGHTPKLEILSLSDTSIDDIAISYISLMPCLKEIDLSNTNIKGLIYQDGGPEMDPILSLEALQRLKNLKKLNLEGTQVRDSALSSVSSLIELTHLSLRDASLTDISLSYISSLTKLTNLSIHDAVLTSSGLNSYQTPASLKLMDVMGCWLLTKDDIVSFCKTHPHIEVRHEHVHVIPSDQSCLNHRSSPSRATQFRRENIRKMPISPCFVDQRLKYTREELLGLQQFASLSPTPPPRDGD; encoded by the exons ATGGCAATGGAGGAGAAGACCCAACTGGTCAAACTTTGCATAGCTGCAGCGTGTGAGAGCAAACACAGCGTGGACCAATGGCGGAAGCAGAAACGAACTCTCGAACGCCTACCTTCTCACCTCGCCGAAGCTCTGCTTCACAGTCTTCTCTCTCGTCGTCTCCTCTACCCTTCATTACTCGA AATTTTCAAGGACACTGTGGAGAAAGTTGATCTTAGAGATCATAACTATGTTGATGGAGAATGGATGGCTTATATTGGAGCTTTTAAGTATTTGAGTTCTTTGAAAGTTGCAGATTGTACTAAGCTTAATAATTCTGCTCTTTGGGCTATTtcag GGATGAATAGTTTGAAGGAGTTGGATCTTTCTAGGTGTTCTAAGGTTAATGATGCTGGTTTTAGTCATGTTTTATCTATTTCAAGTTTGGAGAAATTATCTGTTTCGAAAACTGGTCTCACTGCTAAAGGACTTAAGCATATTTATTTGCTTAGGAACTTGATTGTGTTGGATTTGGGTGGTTTGCCTGTTAATGATATGACATTGAACTCAATTAAG GGACTCACAAAACTACAATACCTTGATCTTTGGGGAAGTGAAGTATCAGACAAAGGGGTTTGTGTTCTTCAAGTTCTTCCCAGTTTGAGTTTCTTGAATCTAACTTGGACCAATGTTAGAAAGTTGCCAAATTTATCGTCACTCGAATGCTTGAACATGAGTAACTGCACAATTGAATCTCTACTTAAAGGGAATGGTGATAAAGCTCCTTTAACTAGACTTGTTATCTCCGGTGCCACCTTCATAGACGACTCTGAAGCCTTTATGCATACCGAAATGAGTTTTCTGTCGTATCTTGATCTATCAAACTCGTCACTCTCAACATTTTGCTTCTTACCCCGTCTGAACATGCTGGAACATTTGAATCTCAGCTCTACCATGGTGGGAGACGATGAAGTCGAAGAGTTTGCAAGTATAGGCGAAAATTTGAGATATCTTAACCTTAGCAAGACGAAAGTAAGCAACATTGGAATAGAGATCTTAACCGGACATACTCCCAAACTCGAAATATTATCCTTATCTGACACATCAATTGATGATATAGCCATCTCATACATCAGCCTAATGCCTTGTCTGAAAGAAATTGACTTGAGCAATACAAACATCAAAG GTCTAATTTACCAAGATGGTGGCCCTGAGATGGATCCAATTTTGTCATTGGAAGCACTACAAAGGCTCAAGAATTTGAAGAAGTTGAATTTGGAAGGAACCCAAGTGAGGGATTCAGCTCTCTCCTCTGTATCAAGCTTAATTGAATTAACCCATTTATCACTTAGAGATGCATCCCTTACAGACATCTCTCTATCCTACATATCATCATTAACAAAACTAACAAATCTAAGCATACACGACGCGGTCCTTACAAGCTCGGGGCTGAACTCGTATCAAACCCCCGCATCACTTAAACTTATGGATGTCATGGGGTGTTGGCTCTTGACTAAGGATGACATCGTTTCGTTTTGTAAAACTCATCCTCACATTGAGGTAAGACACGAACATGTTCATGTAATTCCGTCAGACCAAAGTTGTTTGAATCATCGTTCATCCCCTTCCCGAGCAACACAATTTCGTCGGGAGAATATTAGAAAGATGCCCATATCTCCTTGTTTTGTAG ATCAAAGGTTAAAGTACACAAGGGAAGAGCTACTTGGGTTGCAGCAATTTGCATCTTTATCCCCTACACCGCCTCCTCGCGATGGTGATTAG